Proteins from a single region of Thermotoga maritima MSB8:
- the feoB gene encoding ferrous iron transport protein B: protein MPVKSLTRRSEISQKIVKVALAGCPNVGKTSLFNALTGTKQYVANWPGVTVEKKEGVFTYKGYTINLIDLPGTYSLGYSSIDEKIARDYLLKGDADLVILVADSVNPEQSLYLLLEILEMEKKVILAMTAIDEAKKTGMKIDRYELQKHLGIPVVFTSSVTGEGLEELKEKIVEYAQKNTILHRMILDYGEKVESEIKKVENFLRDKKLRINPRYFALKYLSGDPEFYSEGVKLGLPELSEEERIGYRLLIAKRKREYVENVVKEAFADAGSKSLSLSEAIDHVLTHKFLSFPLFFALMYLVFKFTFDIAQVFSDLLDLLFSQLGSAVVNTFGENAFTSLISDGIIGGVGSVLVFTPNIFAMFLALGFLEESGYLPRAAFVMDRIMEKFKLSGRAFMSLILGFGCNVPSIMATRAIDDPRERLVTILITPFISCSARLPVYLLILRIFFPESSAAMLFIIYSLSILITLLSSVVINWLFYRGRTSPLILELPRYRMPTLKNLYIYTWNRGKHFLKKAGTIIFVSAILIWVLSYFPAAGDIENSFSAMIGKSLEWIFKPFGYSWKIVTSLFYGAVAKEVVVSTMSMLYGFEEETFLGAKEALSAEMDPVSAIAFLIFVMAYIPCFATIATIYSETGSLKWTLFSIGYSLSIAYVLSLIVFYVGKLVVMLI from the coding sequence ATGCCGGTGAAGAGTCTCACCCGCAGAAGTGAGATTTCTCAAAAAATCGTGAAAGTCGCTCTTGCGGGATGCCCAAACGTTGGAAAGACCAGTCTTTTCAATGCCCTGACCGGCACGAAACAGTACGTCGCCAACTGGCCCGGCGTGACGGTTGAGAAAAAGGAAGGTGTCTTCACATACAAAGGGTACACCATCAATCTGATAGACCTTCCTGGAACTTACTCGCTCGGATATTCCTCGATAGACGAAAAGATAGCCCGTGACTATTTACTGAAAGGTGACGCTGATCTTGTGATACTCGTCGCGGACTCTGTCAATCCAGAGCAGAGTCTGTATCTACTTCTTGAAATACTAGAAATGGAAAAAAAAGTTATCCTTGCCATGACAGCCATAGACGAAGCGAAAAAGACGGGAATGAAAATCGATCGTTATGAACTTCAGAAACATCTGGGAATCCCCGTGGTTTTCACCTCTTCTGTTACTGGAGAGGGTCTGGAGGAACTCAAAGAAAAGATTGTGGAGTACGCACAAAAAAACACGATTCTTCACAGAATGATTCTGGATTACGGAGAAAAAGTAGAATCTGAGATAAAGAAGGTAGAAAATTTTCTCAGAGATAAAAAGTTGAGAATCAACCCGAGGTATTTCGCTTTGAAATACCTCTCGGGGGACCCGGAATTTTACTCAGAGGGCGTGAAGCTTGGTCTTCCAGAGCTGAGCGAAGAAGAAAGGATCGGTTATCGCCTTCTCATAGCGAAAAGAAAGAGAGAATACGTTGAAAACGTTGTTAAAGAAGCCTTTGCAGATGCAGGGTCGAAATCTCTCTCTCTATCCGAAGCCATAGATCATGTCCTGACCCACAAGTTTCTTTCGTTTCCGCTGTTCTTTGCCCTCATGTATCTCGTTTTCAAGTTCACATTCGACATCGCGCAGGTCTTTTCGGACTTGCTGGATCTGCTCTTTTCCCAGTTGGGATCCGCTGTTGTCAACACTTTCGGAGAGAACGCTTTCACATCGCTGATATCCGATGGAATCATTGGTGGAGTGGGAAGTGTTCTGGTGTTCACACCAAACATCTTCGCCATGTTCCTCGCACTCGGTTTTCTGGAAGAAAGCGGTTATCTCCCCAGAGCCGCGTTCGTGATGGACAGAATCATGGAAAAATTCAAACTGAGCGGTAGAGCGTTCATGTCTCTCATACTCGGATTCGGATGTAATGTACCTTCTATCATGGCCACCCGTGCCATAGATGATCCAAGAGAAAGGCTCGTGACCATCCTCATCACTCCCTTTATCAGCTGCAGCGCAAGACTTCCAGTGTACCTTCTCATTCTGAGAATCTTCTTCCCTGAGTCCTCCGCTGCCATGCTCTTTATAATCTACTCTCTGAGTATTCTGATAACCCTCCTTTCATCGGTTGTCATAAACTGGCTGTTCTACAGGGGAAGGACTTCACCACTCATTCTGGAACTGCCGAGGTACAGAATGCCCACACTCAAGAATCTGTACATCTACACCTGGAACAGAGGAAAGCACTTTCTGAAAAAAGCCGGAACGATCATATTCGTTTCTGCCATTCTTATCTGGGTTTTGAGTTATTTCCCAGCAGCCGGGGACATTGAGAACAGCTTCTCCGCGATGATAGGAAAATCCTTGGAGTGGATCTTCAAGCCTTTTGGATACTCCTGGAAGATAGTGACATCGCTCTTCTACGGGGCCGTAGCGAAGGAAGTTGTTGTCTCGACTATGTCGATGCTCTATGGATTCGAGGAAGAAACATTCCTGGGAGCAAAGGAAGCTCTGTCTGCGGAAATGGACCCTGTGTCTGCCATAGCGTTTCTCATTTTCGTCATGGCGTACATACCGTGTTTCGCAACTATCGCAACCATATATTCTGAAACGGGAAGTTTGAAGTGGACCCTTTTCTCAATTGGATATTCCCTTTCAATTGCGTATGTGCTATCCCTGATCGTATTCTATGTTGGAAAACTGGTGGTGATGCTAATATGA
- a CDS encoding lipase family alpha/beta hydrolase, whose translation MRFFLVAIVLLGVSMFGFNIILESTPTLYDVVEYYAGDWCIFRMVYDGTVDPYNPPLLETNATVIGKVIKWQKPEEKLAEIHKEGSSLNLVVIHGMDPREYTGEMTEYKKEIEKVFEEIGERLRINVYLFIYPTLLADPEKSAERFIDLTKDMENIIIFAHSMGGIIAEHIAAKHPGNVKGIIFAGTPHLGSPLANVLFTDPDRYEEEFLIDKKTAENLRAALLISYAGFSATYAPGYRYLLWQRKPLDFSNVPFVNLVGTISLDSVESIPGILLNIMTTSAWDTLGLIGLKLLASSVSTMKDDFEETDGMVPCKSASYGGNALVFDADHEDLYKRKDIILEGLSYILFRILENEVILKKGGSQ comes from the coding sequence ATGAGGTTCTTTCTGGTTGCGATCGTCCTTCTTGGTGTATCAATGTTTGGCTTCAACATCATTCTGGAATCTACACCCACACTCTACGATGTGGTGGAGTACTACGCTGGGGACTGGTGTATATTCAGGATGGTGTACGATGGAACCGTTGATCCGTACAATCCTCCTCTCCTTGAAACCAACGCCACCGTCATTGGAAAAGTGATAAAATGGCAAAAACCAGAGGAAAAACTCGCTGAAATACACAAAGAAGGTTCTTCTCTCAATCTCGTAGTGATACACGGAATGGATCCGAGGGAATACACAGGCGAGATGACCGAGTACAAGAAAGAGATTGAGAAGGTGTTCGAGGAAATAGGAGAAAGACTGAGAATAAACGTCTATCTGTTTATCTACCCAACTCTTCTTGCAGATCCGGAAAAGTCAGCCGAAAGATTCATCGATCTCACAAAAGATATGGAGAACATCATCATATTCGCACACAGCATGGGAGGAATAATAGCAGAGCATATCGCTGCTAAGCACCCTGGAAACGTGAAAGGGATAATCTTCGCGGGAACGCCTCACTTAGGAAGTCCACTTGCCAACGTTCTGTTCACCGATCCAGATCGATACGAAGAGGAGTTTCTCATAGACAAAAAGACCGCAGAAAATCTCAGAGCGGCTCTTCTGATATCCTACGCGGGTTTCAGTGCAACGTACGCTCCAGGATACAGATATCTTCTCTGGCAAAGAAAACCACTGGATTTTTCAAATGTTCCGTTTGTGAACCTGGTCGGAACTATTTCCCTCGATAGTGTAGAAAGTATTCCAGGAATTCTACTGAACATAATGACAACATCTGCGTGGGACACTCTGGGATTGATCGGCCTGAAACTTCTCGCAAGTAGTGTTTCCACAATGAAAGACGATTTTGAAGAAACGGATGGTATGGTACCATGCAAAAGTGCCTCATACGGAGGAAATGCACTCGTTTTCGACGCCGATCACGAAGATCTTTACAAAAGAAAAGATATAATCCTCGAGGGGCTTTCATATATTCTTTTCAGAATACTGGAAAACGAGGTGATTTTAAAGAAGGGGGGATCGCAATGA
- the aguA gene encoding xylan alpha-(1->2)-glucuronosidase — translation MDYRMCWLEYRGLPADVAGKLKDWFSSVSILEPGSSVLKDEIRRFSERSIGITPRFYSRPLKKEKYIMVGRLESLPIKLDVNLGEEGFMLRTIEWNGSKILLVTGETKKALVYGIFDLMKRIRLGEDIEKMNVLAKPKAKFRMLNHWDNLDGTIERGYAGNSIFFKDNRIIINQRTKDYARLLASIGINGVVINNVNVKKREVYLIDSIYLKKLKKLADIFREYGIKIYLSINFASPVYLGGLDTADPLDERVARWWREKARGIYDYIPDFGGFLVKADSEFNPGPHMFGRTHAEGANMLARALAPFGGVVIWRAFVYNCLQDWRDYKTDRAKAAYDNFKPLDGQFDDNVIIQIKYGPMDFQVREPVNPLFGGMEKTNQILELQITQEYTGQQIHLCFLGTLWKEILEFDTFAKGEGSYVKRIVDGTLFDRENNGFAGVSNVGDSVNWTGHDLAQANLYAFGRLAWNPDEEIERIVEEWIKLTFGDDEKVLENVSYMLMKSHRTYEKYTTPFGLGWMVNPGHHYGPNPEGYEYSKWGTYHRANWEAIGVDRTSRGTGYTLQYHSPWKEIYDDINTCPEDLLLFFHRVRYDHRLKSGKTLLQTMYDLHFEGVEEVEEFIKKWEELKDRVSPDIFERVKERLHMQLEHAKEWRDVINTYFYRRTGIPDEKGRKIYP, via the coding sequence GTGGACTACAGGATGTGCTGGCTGGAGTACAGAGGTTTACCAGCTGATGTCGCCGGAAAACTCAAAGACTGGTTTTCAAGTGTTTCCATTCTGGAACCCGGTTCTTCAGTTTTGAAAGACGAGATCAGAAGATTTTCTGAAAGATCGATTGGCATCACTCCCAGATTTTATTCCAGACCCTTGAAGAAAGAAAAATACATCATGGTGGGACGTTTGGAATCCCTTCCCATCAAGCTTGATGTGAATCTTGGTGAGGAAGGTTTCATGCTGAGAACGATTGAGTGGAATGGTTCGAAAATTCTGCTTGTAACTGGCGAAACAAAGAAGGCGCTTGTTTACGGGATTTTTGATTTGATGAAGAGAATAAGACTTGGTGAAGATATCGAGAAGATGAACGTCCTGGCGAAGCCGAAAGCGAAATTTCGTATGCTTAACCACTGGGACAACCTCGATGGAACGATCGAGAGAGGATACGCAGGGAACTCCATTTTTTTCAAAGACAACAGAATTATCATAAATCAGAGAACGAAAGACTACGCCAGACTTTTAGCCTCAATAGGTATAAACGGTGTTGTTATAAACAACGTGAACGTCAAAAAGCGAGAAGTTTACTTGATAGACTCTATCTACCTTAAAAAATTGAAAAAGTTGGCTGATATCTTCAGAGAGTATGGAATTAAGATCTATCTAAGTATAAACTTCGCTTCTCCTGTTTATCTGGGAGGGCTGGATACGGCCGATCCCCTCGACGAAAGAGTGGCGCGCTGGTGGAGAGAAAAAGCGAGGGGAATATACGATTATATTCCAGATTTTGGAGGATTTCTTGTCAAAGCCGATTCTGAGTTCAATCCTGGACCGCACATGTTTGGAAGAACGCATGCAGAAGGGGCAAACATGCTTGCAAGGGCTCTGGCACCGTTCGGTGGAGTAGTAATATGGAGAGCTTTTGTTTACAACTGCCTCCAGGACTGGAGAGATTACAAGACGGACAGAGCAAAGGCGGCTTATGACAATTTCAAGCCTCTTGATGGGCAGTTCGACGACAACGTGATCATTCAAATAAAGTATGGTCCTATGGATTTTCAGGTGAGAGAACCCGTCAATCCGCTTTTCGGAGGAATGGAGAAGACAAATCAAATTCTTGAGCTTCAAATCACGCAGGAATACACAGGTCAGCAGATTCATCTGTGTTTTTTAGGAACCCTCTGGAAGGAGATACTGGAATTCGACACGTTTGCGAAGGGTGAGGGTTCTTACGTGAAGAGAATCGTGGATGGAACTCTCTTTGACCGTGAAAACAACGGTTTTGCCGGAGTATCAAACGTTGGTGACAGTGTGAACTGGACGGGCCACGATCTCGCTCAGGCGAATTTATACGCGTTCGGAAGACTTGCGTGGAATCCCGATGAAGAAATCGAAAGGATAGTTGAAGAATGGATAAAACTCACTTTCGGCGATGACGAGAAGGTTCTGGAAAATGTTTCATACATGTTGATGAAATCCCACAGGACGTATGAGAAATACACCACTCCGTTCGGGTTGGGATGGATGGTGAATCCTGGTCACCACTACGGTCCAAATCCGGAGGGATACGAATATTCGAAATGGGGTACTTACCACAGAGCCAACTGGGAAGCGATCGGTGTCGATAGAACTTCCAGAGGCACTGGTTACACCCTTCAATACCATTCACCGTGGAAAGAGATATACGATGATATCAACACGTGTCCCGAGGATCTTCTTCTTTTCTTCCACAGGGTACGATACGATCATCGTTTGAAATCCGGAAAGACACTCCTTCAGACGATGTACGATCTCCACTTTGAAGGGGTGGAGGAAGTAGAAGAATTCATAAAGAAATGGGAGGAACTGAAAGACAGGGTATCACCAGATATTTTTGAGAGAGTGAAAGAGCGTCTTCATATGCAACTCGAACACGCGAAGGAGTGGCGTGATGTAATCAACACATACTTTTACAGGAGAACGGGTATCCCTGATGAGAAGGGAAGAAAGATATATCCGTGA
- a CDS encoding ABC transporter substrate-binding protein: protein MRRLFVLLSLVFMVVLALAANDTWVFYATPEEYYKATGKKITEYHESPMLTKLVEEGKLPPVEQRLPEEPLVVQPVEKVGQFGGTWRRVWKGPSDRWGISKLIEVKLAFWDKEGGKLVPGLAKSWEVLENGRVYIFHLRKGVKWSDGAPYTAHDIVFWVNDIVGNDDITPSKPDWYNIGVKVEALDDYTVKFEFSKPYGLFLLKVPYGGFTGAPAHYLKQFHPKYTPMEEIEKKMVEGVHNTWVDLFNDKNDFLENTELPTLSPWKPITDPTEQFYILERNPYFWAVDIEGNQLPYIDYVRHEYVKNDEVILLKAISGEIDMQWRHIGGLGAGAGNFTLLMENSQSGGYRVLKWIAANGSASRISLNYAHSDEVLRKVFNDVRFRQALSLAINREEINEILFNGLAEPRQASLVSGSPYFDPEWEKAYAEYDPDRANKLLDEMGLKWDDKHEYRLLPDGRPLRFTITVTGQFHVDVWTMVKEYWKQIGVWVEIENLERSLFYERADAGDFDAMVWNMDRAAQPLSSPMVIFPGSENIADFWYIGWSGWISYYIDKNIRGVEPEEVPEGPEPPEVVYRLVDLYYQIASTPDPDKIKELMAEATKIHRENLWMIGTVGEDLSPAIAKNNFRNVPEFLVTDDVLRTPLNAMPMQFFIEQK from the coding sequence GTGAGAAGGTTGTTTGTTTTGCTGTCGCTTGTGTTCATGGTTGTTTTAGCTCTTGCTGCCAACGACACATGGGTCTTCTACGCAACACCGGAAGAGTACTACAAGGCTACAGGAAAGAAGATTACCGAGTACCATGAATCGCCGATGCTGACCAAGCTCGTCGAAGAAGGAAAGCTTCCACCCGTCGAACAGAGACTCCCGGAGGAACCGCTCGTGGTTCAGCCTGTTGAAAAAGTTGGACAGTTCGGTGGTACCTGGAGAAGAGTCTGGAAAGGGCCTTCTGACAGGTGGGGTATTTCCAAGCTCATCGAAGTGAAACTCGCGTTCTGGGACAAAGAGGGTGGAAAACTCGTTCCGGGGCTCGCGAAGAGCTGGGAGGTTCTGGAGAACGGAAGGGTCTACATCTTCCATCTGAGAAAGGGTGTGAAGTGGTCCGATGGAGCACCGTACACGGCCCACGATATCGTGTTCTGGGTTAACGACATCGTAGGAAACGACGATATCACGCCTTCGAAACCTGACTGGTACAACATTGGTGTGAAAGTCGAAGCGCTCGACGATTACACGGTGAAGTTCGAATTCAGCAAGCCTTATGGATTGTTCCTTCTGAAAGTTCCATACGGTGGATTTACCGGAGCACCAGCACACTATCTGAAACAGTTCCATCCAAAGTACACACCGATGGAAGAAATAGAGAAGAAGATGGTGGAAGGTGTGCACAACACCTGGGTGGACCTCTTCAACGATAAAAACGACTTCCTTGAAAACACCGAGCTTCCAACACTATCACCGTGGAAGCCTATCACCGATCCAACAGAACAGTTCTACATACTCGAGAGAAACCCGTACTTCTGGGCGGTTGATATCGAAGGTAATCAGCTTCCATACATCGATTACGTGAGGCACGAATACGTCAAGAACGACGAAGTCATACTCCTGAAAGCGATCTCCGGTGAAATCGATATGCAGTGGAGACATATCGGAGGACTGGGAGCGGGAGCAGGAAACTTCACACTGCTCATGGAGAACAGCCAGAGTGGAGGATACAGAGTGCTAAAATGGATCGCTGCGAACGGTTCTGCCAGCAGAATCTCACTAAACTACGCTCACTCCGACGAGGTGCTGAGGAAGGTCTTCAACGATGTAAGGTTCAGGCAGGCTCTCTCACTCGCTATCAACAGGGAAGAAATCAACGAGATTCTCTTCAACGGTCTCGCTGAGCCAAGGCAGGCGTCTCTCGTGAGTGGATCCCCATACTTCGATCCCGAATGGGAAAAAGCTTATGCAGAGTACGATCCAGACAGAGCGAACAAGCTTCTCGATGAAATGGGATTGAAGTGGGATGACAAGCACGAATACAGACTCTTACCAGATGGCAGACCACTCCGATTCACCATCACTGTGACTGGGCAGTTTCATGTTGACGTCTGGACGATGGTAAAAGAATACTGGAAACAGATAGGTGTCTGGGTGGAGATTGAGAACCTTGAAAGATCTCTCTTCTACGAAAGAGCCGATGCCGGTGACTTCGACGCGATGGTGTGGAACATGGATAGGGCTGCCCAACCACTCTCTTCACCGATGGTCATCTTCCCGGGTTCCGAGAACATAGCAGACTTCTGGTACATCGGATGGAGTGGCTGGATCTCATACTACATCGACAAGAACATAAGAGGTGTGGAGCCCGAAGAAGTACCCGAAGGGCCTGAACCACCAGAGGTCGTCTACAGACTTGTCGATCTGTACTACCAGATAGCCTCCACGCCGGATCCTGATAAGATCAAAGAGCTCATGGCAGAAGCGACGAAGATCCATAGAGAAAATCTCTGGATGATAGGAACCGTCGGAGAAGACCTTTCGCCTGCCATAGCGAAGAACAACTTCAGAAACGTACCGGAATTCCTCGTAACGGACGATGTGTTGAGAACTCCTCTGAATGCCATGCCGATGCAGTTCTTCATCGAACAGAAATGA
- a CDS encoding ABC transporter ATP-binding protein — MKLLEVKGLKKYFPLTKGFFKKVVGYVRAVDDVSFDIKQGETLALVGESGCGKTTTAKSILRAIDPTDGDVILHLDGKDVNIAKLSRDELKPYRRYMQMIFQNPYTSLNPRMKVKEIVGEPLLVNGIAKGKELEDRVAELLKAVGLRPEYMIRYPHAFSGGQRQRIVIARAIALRPKLVVCDEPTSALDVSIRAQILNLLMDLQEEFALTYLFITHDLSVVEHISDRVAVMYLGKIVELSSTEEIFENPKHPYTETLLRSVPKPDPDLREELVPIEGEVPNPANPPSGCYFHPRCPYAKSICKEEYPEFRNLGTEDNPHYVACHFAESLKLRGVKITL, encoded by the coding sequence ATGAAACTACTCGAAGTGAAGGGACTGAAAAAGTACTTCCCGCTGACAAAGGGTTTTTTCAAGAAGGTAGTAGGTTACGTCAGAGCAGTGGATGATGTCAGTTTCGATATAAAACAGGGTGAAACTCTCGCATTGGTGGGAGAGAGTGGATGTGGAAAAACAACAACAGCCAAGAGTATCCTCAGAGCGATAGATCCCACAGATGGAGATGTTATTCTTCATCTGGATGGAAAAGACGTGAACATAGCAAAGCTCTCCAGAGATGAACTGAAACCCTACAGAAGGTATATGCAGATGATCTTTCAGAATCCTTATACCTCTCTCAACCCAAGAATGAAGGTCAAGGAGATCGTTGGTGAACCACTTCTGGTGAACGGTATAGCGAAGGGAAAAGAACTGGAAGATCGAGTGGCAGAACTTTTGAAGGCGGTCGGATTGAGACCAGAGTACATGATAAGGTATCCGCATGCCTTCTCAGGTGGTCAGAGACAGAGAATCGTTATAGCAAGGGCAATCGCCCTGAGACCGAAACTGGTGGTGTGTGATGAACCGACATCTGCACTGGATGTTTCCATAAGGGCACAGATACTCAACCTTTTAATGGATCTTCAGGAAGAATTTGCCCTCACCTATCTCTTTATCACACACGACCTGAGCGTTGTGGAACACATATCCGATAGAGTTGCGGTGATGTACTTAGGAAAGATTGTGGAACTTTCCAGCACCGAGGAGATATTCGAAAATCCAAAGCATCCATACACGGAGACGCTTTTGAGGTCCGTTCCAAAGCCTGATCCGGATCTGAGGGAAGAACTCGTTCCAATAGAAGGAGAGGTTCCAAACCCGGCAAACCCACCATCAGGATGCTACTTCCATCCAAGATGTCCTTATGCAAAAAGTATCTGTAAGGAAGAGTATCCTGAGTTCAGAAATCTTGGAACGGAAGACAATCCACATTACGTGGCCTGTCATTTCGCCGAAAGTTTGAAATTGAGAGGTGTGAAAATCACTTTGTGA
- a CDS encoding ABC transporter ATP-binding protein, with product MEKVLEIRDLKVYFDLTEGTVKAVDGVSFDIRRGEILGLVGESGCGKSVTAQSILRILPKSARIVNGEIVFHRNGKTLDLTRLDPEGEEIRDIRGKDISMIFQEPMASFSPVYTVGAQMIEAILLHENVSKEEARKRVVEMLKKVKIPNAEKVVDMYPFELSGGMLQRCMIAMAMSLNPTLLLADEPTTALDVTIQAQILYLMKELQKEYHSSILLITHDMGVVAQMADRVAVMYLGNIVETAEVFELFKNPLHPYTQALLRSIPKIGIRKTRLETIKGMVPDPYNLPTGCRFHNRCEKFMKGLCDVKEPPEVEVKPGHKVKCFLYGGEKE from the coding sequence ATGGAAAAGGTTCTCGAAATAAGAGATTTAAAAGTTTATTTTGATCTCACTGAAGGAACAGTAAAAGCGGTTGATGGAGTTTCGTTCGATATTCGAAGGGGAGAAATACTGGGTCTCGTTGGTGAAAGTGGTTGTGGCAAAAGTGTCACGGCACAGTCCATACTGAGGATCCTTCCAAAAAGTGCTCGAATAGTTAATGGAGAGATTGTGTTTCACAGAAATGGGAAAACGTTAGATCTCACGAGACTCGATCCTGAAGGTGAAGAAATAAGAGATATAAGAGGGAAGGATATATCGATGATTTTTCAGGAACCGATGGCCTCTTTTTCTCCTGTGTACACAGTTGGCGCGCAGATGATAGAAGCGATATTACTTCACGAGAACGTTTCCAAGGAAGAAGCACGAAAGCGCGTTGTAGAGATGCTCAAAAAGGTGAAGATTCCGAATGCCGAGAAGGTAGTGGATATGTATCCTTTTGAACTCTCCGGTGGAATGCTTCAAAGATGTATGATCGCAATGGCTATGTCTCTGAATCCCACGTTGCTTTTAGCGGATGAACCCACAACTGCTCTGGATGTGACTATACAGGCACAAATTCTTTATCTAATGAAGGAACTTCAAAAGGAGTACCATTCTTCGATCCTTCTGATCACGCACGATATGGGAGTTGTAGCCCAGATGGCAGACAGAGTAGCTGTGATGTACCTCGGAAACATTGTGGAGACAGCGGAGGTCTTCGAACTCTTCAAGAATCCGCTCCATCCTTACACACAGGCTCTGCTGAGATCCATTCCGAAGATTGGAATAAGGAAAACGAGACTCGAGACCATAAAGGGCATGGTACCGGATCCGTACAATCTTCCAACGGGTTGCAGGTTCCACAACAGATGTGAGAAATTCATGAAAGGATTGTGTGATGTGAAAGAGCCTCCCGAGGTAGAGGTAAAACCCGGCCACAAAGTAAAGTGCTTCCTTTATGGAGGGGAAAAAGAATGA
- a CDS encoding ABC transporter permease — translation MDKTEELYLASEWKLMWWRFKKNKLAVIGMVILGILYVLGIFCEFFSPYDPNRIFARYVYAPPQKIHFFHEGKFIGPFVYGYKMERDPETFRRIYKEDKTKIYKIRLFVHGDKYKLWNTWESDVHFFGVEEGTIFLFGTDRLGRDVFSRILYGARISTTIGLVGVFLSMVLGIIIGGISGYYGGKIDNFIQRTIEFLISIPTIPLWMALAAALPRYWSQIKVYFAITVILSLIGWTGLARVVRSKFLSLKDEDFVVAARLAGASEWRIIFKHMLPSLTSHLIASATLSIPGMILGETGLSFLGLGLRPPAISWGVLLQEAQNIRTVALYPWLLIPGLFVIITVLCFNFVGDGLRDAADPYKT, via the coding sequence ATGGACAAAACAGAAGAACTGTATCTTGCTTCAGAATGGAAGTTGATGTGGTGGAGGTTCAAGAAAAACAAACTCGCAGTTATTGGAATGGTGATTCTCGGAATACTCTACGTTCTTGGTATTTTCTGCGAATTCTTCTCACCGTACGATCCAAACAGGATCTTTGCAAGGTACGTATACGCTCCTCCACAGAAGATTCACTTCTTCCACGAAGGAAAATTCATAGGTCCCTTTGTTTATGGATACAAGATGGAAAGAGATCCGGAGACGTTCAGAAGAATCTACAAGGAAGACAAGACGAAGATATATAAAATAAGGCTCTTTGTTCACGGTGACAAATACAAACTCTGGAACACGTGGGAATCCGACGTTCATTTCTTTGGGGTAGAAGAAGGTACTATCTTCCTTTTTGGAACTGACAGGCTCGGAAGAGATGTCTTTTCCAGAATTCTTTACGGTGCCAGGATCTCCACCACAATAGGGTTGGTGGGAGTCTTTCTCAGCATGGTTCTTGGGATCATCATAGGGGGCATATCCGGATACTACGGAGGAAAGATCGATAACTTCATTCAGAGAACTATAGAGTTTCTGATTAGTATTCCAACCATTCCTCTCTGGATGGCACTGGCTGCGGCGCTTCCAAGGTACTGGTCACAGATAAAGGTGTACTTTGCCATCACCGTGATCCTTTCATTGATAGGCTGGACAGGGCTTGCGAGAGTCGTGAGAAGTAAATTTCTCTCGCTCAAAGATGAAGACTTCGTTGTAGCTGCAAGGCTTGCTGGAGCTTCGGAATGGAGGATCATTTTCAAACACATGCTTCCATCTCTGACGAGTCACCTTATAGCTTCTGCCACACTTTCGATACCCGGGATGATACTCGGTGAGACTGGGCTCAGCTTTCTGGGACTGGGACTCAGACCACCTGCGATCAGCTGGGGTGTTCTTCTACAGGAAGCACAGAACATAAGAACTGTCGCTCTCTATCCATGGCTTCTGATACCTGGTCTCTTTGTGATCATCACTGTCCTTTGCTTCAACTTCGTCGGTGATGGTCTGAGAGACGCCGCCGACCCATACAAGACATGA